One window from the genome of Scatophagus argus isolate fScaArg1 chromosome 13, fScaArg1.pri, whole genome shotgun sequence encodes:
- the LOC124069005 gene encoding myomegalin-like isoform X3, producing the protein MLDLKMKETCRICGRELCGNQRRWIFHPTAKLNLQVLLSHALGRELTRDGRGEFACSKCTFMLDRMYRFDTVIARVEALSIERLQRLLQEKHRLRQCIGGLYRKTNSEEGAVTLAGVNEGPGDGMVDISGLTHAKYCALLQDDLVYSLYESWADDSLDCPHHHPQCPGGPGSEATITGSHRCVASTPRKCRGCSYLRVADSDYEAVCKVPRKLARSISCGPSTRYSASIIVGSVTGGVGGGGEEKRENVEESEEAPSSLTLVPGSQDPSRTSDSDRTLAGRASSSPSIASLETTEEYIQPGAIADGPLSSPREPIDDRISDSFSEDHMGNPHDQASPGPSLSLALCLLQSYAVHRPVRSSKGSKLPVLLRRSSSNGGVRVDSPDPVLGVSYGAPDRERNNHMPASEMESPRIRLDVGLDQVPNLADMEDLLEDLYKEYPPPPPHQSLVEEQQSQLNQYECAAGQCVSELQKAQLQVQSLQAKIQESEANNMKLQEKLNEMESELRSIRQAAQSQERTIQGLTESNNTKDREAQELYELIDGQNTMLCKLREMAHRNQLAQCKAPEGVSESLTLAQLQGELVGVQSSLFSLGLELEASQRSLRQSQRQGDDLMRFKDRLNSDLQEVLQHREVTEKHNQDLRCALQKTRSELQAKEAALKESEAERHAVVQEKDRNVAQLKRSLQDKEQQLQEYSEMLESAGSSKPRDALLEKLRERIKERDRALERSIDDKFHSVEELEGQVRRLQLALREKERDLERLRCILSNNEETITSLDALVRGKELELEQAAEAYRNLQWLKQQSEEKERHTLREKDTIISQLQAALQTRSQETQDLTGALVARVQAGPTEVVEELKARLALKEKLFQELLSDRSRQSNEHQAQVQDMLNTLSSKDQYLQDYSYRLSLVISEQTSQLQELRRQLSLREQELCELKRDKEREMGGETEHLQSLLKEKEAFIKELMQGQEEVMQPFSKESEAEMRAMQEELQLVLKKEREAQTELSALRLSLAHQQVTPANTKDNSDHQCVLEQLVSEYNKLNEALKAEKRLYQNLVQIHTKSDSSEKVQALHTELDSVQALRRQLEEVLARTRNIALVLEREAKKQPDLGELSTEEEEEEEEGDDEDVSSDEFTDSIEEDDDKLTGRNLASIQARGPECVTGTPLRGADVKQLEEAKKTLENQLQEICLQLERDGYTTVAQMRSALQRLQQENQALKESCEVVGLRTNTKKNLKSLIQEEEDEEEEDEEEEEQEEEDTEEEEEEEEGEETPPQLVGKRGPPCVSLSDERGKRQCMRPLTTHHHRHQPETEVEPAGGSSEVGELWQDIEEGLREQAARLSSDLSLSHQENRELQERLMVSEATVHAQAEQLKDYRDLLTETSVQQASKQVQVDLQDLGYETCGRSENEAEREDTSSPEFDDLEMCTSLSHHQVYEGGGGSWYAGNCSSNQGAYEMRGESASLQHLVQDLRSQLTRCHKVIRGLQLRVRSLSATSDYASSLERTPRKVNWAFETSPAPSGVEEDEGWMSDTQGIHSGSKPSRELQELMARVESLEAQLKSSRREGKGQAEEEKCATWPGKYNSLIQTQARELSHLRQRMREGQGVCHILTQNLGDTTKAFEELLRANDIDYYMGQSFREQLAQNTALAQRVVAKISGRDRAESHNDKTGHELLALQLSKELQQKDKIIESLHTKLQQRPETPSSCHALSETTDQSDRTSLVSDEYRTNEDLELCSELDAREYQEEHRQQQPGHGSGQDVPPSVCLPHGFLKSSSSCPNMLCSARVGLTNQSSRALFSEPVSFSLSAPSGPDVWGVEVTSDPRPRALSVIAVRPELDTLYKKMNEQNRDFAVPDDKPLFTLPPGAHNQHNLSSYSQLSHHAFQQYQLGGIPDSHSLKCDSGPVTGGTLWDMDNMVQPAGSFSESPGHQQGGNHAGVNFIEEHLREVRCLRQRLEESIRTNERLRQQLEEKLSTAGRDGGAPTNIYIQGLDTVTQLSNEIRVLKEENLGLQSRLQASTDTCEEVVQLREAVFTARARLKQAELEAEQWKEELRRLQAHSQEQGQQIHTLRQERQASQEKTNRLQHEVSLLQQQLCEGRELIHSLQSELQVYDRVCSGTKANKGYLCELPGLPVELGELLAEVRSLRAQLQNSVQENSALKQLELHKQLEQKLGVGSPRTPSLSALTASPQRENFYRRQLLHDPAPSPPVRDIGLFNCGSPGPPYSDLDDSHSTANVDPLDPHSELEGEAPDGSFANRNGRHTIGHVDDFSALQQQVLEGRSLVQRMETTLQACLGPSLLEGNRRQSNELVLDYGCVKSLLSSTKTLRQILEEAMSLLKMFWRAALPSTDPSIQNLKKEQCMQEEILSLKLRISEQEEVLKGTIQRLRSTSRTKENMEHFIVNQLSRTRDVLKKARTNLEKNELRLSSLSSSSSSPYAGNRLTSCDLANS; encoded by the exons AGGGTCAGAGGCAACAATCACAGGCTCACATCGCTGTGTTGCCAGCACTCCCAGGAAGTGTCGGGGATGTTCCTACTTACGGGTGGCAGACTCTGACTATGAAGCTGTTTGCAAAGTGCCCAGAAAGCTGGCACGGAGTATTTCCTGTGGCCCATCAACCAGATATTCAGCCAGTATTATTGTAGGGAGTGTGACTGGgggagtgggaggaggtggggaagagaaaagagaaaatgtggagGAGTCAGAAGAAGCCCCCTCCTCTCTAACTCTGGTCCCTGGTTCTCAGGACCCCTCGAGGACATCAGACAGCGATCGCACCCTGGCTGGACGAGCCAGCTCCAGCCCATCAATAGCTTCCTTAGAGACAACTGAAGAATATATTCAGCCTGGGGCCATTGCAGATGGGCCGCTTAGCTCCCCCAGGGAACCAATAGATGATCGAATATCTGACTCCTTCTCTGAAGACCACATGGGAAACCCACATGACCAAGCCTCACCTGGACCCAGCCTCTCTTTAGCCCTCTGTTTGCTGCAGAGCTATGCTGTCCACCGACCAGTCCGGAGCTCTAAGGGGAGCAAATTGCCAGTGCTGCTTCGCAGGAGCTCTAGCAATGGAGGGGTGAGAGTGGACTCCCCTGATCCAGTTCTGGGAGTGTCTTATGGAGCTCCAGATAGAGAAAGAAACAACCACATGCCAGCATCTGAGATGGAGAGCCCTCGAATCAGGCTAGATGTTGGACTTGATCAGGTGCCGAACCTGGCTGACATGGAAGATTTATTGGAAGATTTGTACAAAGAATATCCTCCCCCGCCTCCCCACCAG AGCCTTGttgaggagcagcagagtcAACTGAACCAGTATGAGTGTGCGGCTggtcagtgtgtcagtgagCTGCAGAAGGCCCAGCTCCAGGTCCAGTCCTTGCAGGCCAAGATCCAGGAGAGCGAGGCCAACAACATG AAGCTGCAGGAGAAGTTGAATGAGATGGAGTCTGAGCTGCGTTCAATCCGTCAGGCTGCTCAGAGTCAGGAAAGAACCATTCAGGGTCTCACAGAGTCCAACAACACCAAAGACCGTGAG GCCCAGGAGCTGTACGAGCTGATTGATGGGCAGAACACCATGCTGTGTAAGCTGAGAGAAATGGCCCACCGCAACCAGCTTGCTCAATGCAAG GCTCCAGAGGGGGTCAGCGAATCCTTGACGCTCGCCCAGCTGCAGGGCGAGCTGGTGGGGGTGCAGAGCTCCCTATTCTCCCTTGGTCTAGAGCTGGAAGCCAGCCAAAGGAGTCTGAGACAGAGTCAGAGGCAAGGAGATGACCTGATGAGGTTCAAGGACAGACTCAACTCTGATCTACAGGAGGTACTGCAGCACAGGGAggtcactgaaaaacacaaccag GACCTTCGTTGTGCTCTTCAGAAGACTCGCTCTGAGCTTCAGGCTAAAGAAGCAGCTCTGAAGGAAAGCGAGGCAGAGAGACACGCTGTGGTGCAGGAAAAAGACAGGAACGTCGCACAGCTCAAACGCTCTCTGCAGGACAAGGAGCAACAGTTACAG GAGTACTCAGAGATGTTGGAGTCAGCAGGAAGCTCCAAACCAAGAGATGCCCTGCTAGAGAAACTAAGAGAGCGTAttaaagaaagagacagagctctggag CGTTCGATCGATGACAAATTCCACtctgtggaggagctggagggtCAGGTGAGGAGGCTGCAGCTGGCCCTCAGGGAGAAGGAACGAGACCTGGAGAGACTCCGCTGCATCCTGTCCAACAATGAGGAGACCATCACG AGTCTGGACGCCTTGGTGCGCGGTAAAGAACTGGAGCTGGAGCAGGCTGCAGAGGCCTACAGGAACCTCCAGTGGctgaagcagcagagtgaggagaaggagaggcatACGCTGAGAGAGAAGGACACCATCATCAGCCAATTACAGGCAGCTCTACAGACACGCAGCCAGGAGACACAG GATCTGACAGGTGCCCTCGTTGCCAGAGTTCAGGCAGGTCCTACTGAGGTCGTAGAGGAGCTGAAGGCTCGGCTGGCACTGAAAGAGAAGTTGTTCcaggagctgctgtctgacCGCAGTCGCCAGTCTAATGAACACCAAGCACAGGTCCAAGACATGCTAAACACGCTCAGCTCCAAAGACCAGTATCTGCAG GACTACTCTTACAGGCTCTCCCTTGTGATAAGCGAGCAGACCAGCCAGCTGCAGGAGCTCCGCAGACAACTGTCACTGAGAGAGCAGGAGCTGTGCGAGCTGAAACgggacaaggagagagagatgggaggagagacGGAGCATCTGCAGAGCCTGCTTAAAGAGAAAGAAGCCTTTATCAAG GAACTGATGCAGGGCCAAGAGGAGGTGATGCAGCCGTTTTCTAAAGAGAGCGAGGCAGAAATGAGGGCTATGCAGGAGGAGTTGCAACTGGTActgaagaaggagagagaggctCAG ACGGAGCTCTCTGCTCTGCGTTTGTCTTTGGCTCACCAGCAGGTCACACCAGCGAACACTAAGGACAATTCTGATCACCAA TGTGTGCTGGAGCAGCTTGTGTCAGAGTACAACAAGCTGAACGAAGCCCTGAAGGCGGAGAAGAGATTATACCAAAATCTTGTGCAGATTCACACCAAGAGTGACAG CTCAGAGAAGGTCCAGGCTCTCCACACTGAGCTAGACTCAGTTCAGGCTCTCCGTCGACAGCTGGAGGAGGTCCTGGCCAGGACCCGTAACATAGCCCTGGTGCTGGAAAGGGAGGCTAAAAAGCAGCCTGACTTAGGAG AGctcagcacagaggaagaagaggaggaggaggagggagacgaTGAAGATGTCAGCAGTGACGAGTTCACAGACAGCATagaggaagatgatgataaATTGACAGGCAGAAATTTGGCCTCCATTCAG GCTCGTGGACCGGAGTGTGTGACCGGCACACCTCTGAGGGGAGCTGATGTAAAACAGCTTGAGGAAGCAAAGAAGACCCTTGAAAATCAGCTTCAAGAAATATGTTTACAACTTGAGAGGGATGGATACACCACCGTGGCTCAGATGAG GAGCGCActgcagaggctgcagcaggagaacCAGGCCCTGAAAGAAAGCTGTGAAGTTGTGGGactgaggacaaacacaaagaagaatcTGAAGAGCCTAATccaggaagaggaagacgaagaggaggaggacgaggaggaggaagaacaggaggaggaggatacagaggaagaagaagaagaagaagaaggggaggaAACACCTCCACAGCTTGTGGGGAAGCGAGGTCCTCCGTGTGTTAGCCTGAGTGACGAGCGAGGGAAGAGGCAGTGCATGAGACCTCTGACGACCCATCATCACAGGCACCAGCCTGAGACG gaggtggagccagCTGGTGGTAGCAGCGAGGTGGGAGAACTGTGGCAGGATATAGAGGAAGGTCTCCGTGAGCAGGCGGCCCGTCTGAGCTCTGATCTGTCTCTGAGCCACCAAGAgaacagagagctgcaggaaaGACTGATGGTGTCTGAGGCAACAGTCCACGCTCAGGCTGAACAGCTGAAGGACTACAGAGACCTGCTCA cagagacaTCAGTCCAGCAGGCCAGTAAGCAGGTTCAGGTGGACCTCCAGGACTTGGGTTATGAGACTTGTGGTCGCAGTGAGAACGAAGCTGAGAGAGAAGACACCAGCAGCCCAG AGTTTGATGACCTGGAGATGTGCACATCACTGTCTCATCACCAAGTCTACGAGGGTGGAGGTGGCAGCTGGTACGCTGGTAACTGCAGCAGTAACCAAGGTGCTTATGAAATGAGGGGTGAGTCAGCCTCTCTGCAACATCTGGTCCAGGATCTCCGCTCACAGCTGACCCGCTGCCACAAAGTGATCCGTGGGCTGCAGCTGCGTGTCCGCTCGCTATCCGCCACCAGCGACTACGCCTCCAGCCTAGAGCGCACCCCACGCAAG GTAAACTGGGCCTTTGAGACATCACCGGCCCCCAGTGGTGTGGAAGAGGATGAAGGCTGGATGTCTGACACCCAGGGGATTCACTCAGGGTCCAAGCCCAGCAGGGAACTGCAAGAACTGATGGCACGAGTTGAGTCACTGGAGGCCCAACTGAAGAGCTCCAGACGTGAGGGCAAAGGccaagcagaggaggagaaatgtgCCACCTGGCCTGG CAAGTACAACTCTCTGATCCAGACACAAGCTCGTGAGCTGTCCCACCTGAGgcagaggatgagagagggGCAAGGAGTCTGCCATATCCTCACCCAGAACCTGGGTGACACCACCAAG GCATTTGAGGAGCTGCTACGTGCCAATGATATTGATTACTACATGGGTCAGAGCTTCAGAGAGCAGCTGGCACAGAACACTGCCCTGGCACAAAGAGTGGTCGCCAAAATCAGTGGAC GTGATCGTGCAGAAAGCCACAATGACAAGACAGGCCATGAGCTGCTTGCCCTGCA GCTGAGCAAGGAGCTCCAGCAGAAAGATAAAATCATAGAGTCACTCCACACCAAGCTGCAGCAGCGTCCAGAGACTCCATCCAGCTGCCACGCTCTCTCTGAGACCACAGACCAATCCGACAGAACCTCCCTGGTGTCTGATGAGTACAGAACCAATGAAGACTTAGAGCTGTGCTCTGAATTAGACGCCAGAGAATATCAGGAGGAGCAccggcagcagcagccaggacACGGATCAGGACAAGACG tccctccatctgtctgtcttcctcatGGCTTCCTCAAGTCCTCCAGTAGCTGTCCCAACATGCTTTGCTCTGCCCGTGTGGGTTTGACCAATCAGTCCTCCAGAG CCCTTTTCAGTGAGCCtgtctccttctccctctctgccccCTCTGGCCCTGATGTCTGGGGTGTGGAAGTCACTTCTGACCCCCGGCCCAGGGCCCTGTCTGTGATCGCAGTTCGCCCAGAGCTGGACACGCTGTACAAAAAGATGAATGAGCAGAACAGGG aCTTTGCAGTCCCCGATGATAAACCTCTGTTCACTCTACCACCTGGTGCCCACAACCAGCACAACCTCTCCAGCTACAGCCAGCTATCCCATCATGCCTTTCAACAGTATCAGCTGGGTGGCATTCCAGACAGCCACTCACTGAAGTGCGATTCAGGTCCAGTGACAGGAGGGACTTTGTGGGACATGGACAACATGGTTCAGCCGGCTGGAAGCTTTTCTGAATCACCCGGACACCAGCAAGGAGGCAACCATGCAG GGGTGAATTTCATTGAGGAACACTTGCGGGAGGTGAGGTGTCTCCGTCAGCGTCTGGAGGAGTCCATTAGGACCAATGAGAGACTGCGACAGCAGCTGGAAGAGAAACTGTCCACCGCTGGGCGTGATGGAG GGGCTCCAACAAACATCTACATTCAGGGGCTGGACACGGTCACTCAACTGTCCAATGAGATCAGAGTCCTGAAGGAAGAGAACTTGGGTCTACAGTCACGCCTGCAGGCCAGCACAG ACACGTGTGAGGAGGTGGTGCAGTTGCGTGAGGCTGTGTTTACAGCACGTGCCCGCCTGAAACAAGCAGAGCTGGAGGCAGAGCAGTGGAAGGAAGAGCTAAGACGACTTCAGGCTCACAGTCAGGAGCAGGGACAGCAGATACACACATTAAGGCAGGAACGGCAGGCCAGTCAGGAGAAAACTAACAG GCTCCAGCATGAGGTGTCtctactgcagcagcagctctgtgaaggcAGGGAGCTCATCCACTCCCTGCAGAGTGAACTACAAGTGTATGATCGAGTGTGTTCCGGCACAAAGGCCAACAAAG GCTACCTGTGTGAGCTCCCGGGTCTACCGGTGGAGCTGGGAGAGCTGCTTGCTGAGGTGAGGAGTCTGCGAGCTCAGTTGCAAAACAGTGTCCAGGAGAACAGCGCCCTCAAACAACTGGAGCTCCACAAGCAGCTGGAGCAGAAGCTTGGTGTCGGCTCTCCTCGGACTCCCTCCCTGTCTGCCCTCACTGCCAGCCCTCAAAGAGAAAACTTCTACAGGCGACAGCTGCTACACG ACCCAGCTCCGTCTCCACCGGTCAGGGACATTGGACTGTTTAACTGTGGATCTCCCGGTCCTCCCTACTCCGACCTGGACGACAGCCATAGCACTGCCAATG TAGACCCTCTTGACCCTCACTCTGAGCTGGAGGGGGAGGCCCCCGATGGATCGTTTGCAAACCGCAACGGCCGCCACACCATCGGTCACGTGGATGACTTCAGTGCTCTTCAGCAGCAGGTCTTAGAGGGCCGAAGCCTTGTCCAGCGCATGGAGACAACCCTGCAGGCCTGCCTTGGCCCATCACTGCTGGAGGGCAACCGGAGACAGAGCAATGAGCTG GTCCTGGACTACGGGTGTGTGAAGAGTCTGCTGTCCAGCACCAAGACTTTGAGGCAGATTCTGGAGGAGGCGATGTCTCTACTGAAGATGTTCTGGAGAGCAGCTCTGCCCAGCACCGATCCCTCCATCCAAAACCTTAAGAAG gagcaGTGTATGCAGGAGGAGATCTTGTCCCTGAAACTGCGTATATCAGAGCAGGAAGAAGTGCTTAAAGGGACAATTCAAAGACTGAGGAGCACCAGCCGCACCAAGGAGAATATGGAGCACTTCATAGTCAACCAAT tgtcaaGGACTCGTGATGTGCTGAAGAAAGCAAGGACAAATTTAGAG AAGAATGAGCTGAGACTTTCTTCTCtaagctcctcctcttcctctccttatGCTGGTAATCGTCTGACATCTTGTGATCTTGCAAATAG